In Helianthus annuus cultivar XRQ/B chromosome 3, HanXRQr2.0-SUNRISE, whole genome shotgun sequence, a single window of DNA contains:
- the LOC110928868 gene encoding uncharacterized membrane protein At1g16860, which yields MSSRFPSHQLNNGLYVSGRPEPPKEKAPTMSSTAVPYTGGDIKKSGELGKMFEGSRKSGQLTSGPLRTGSMSVGNATHSGQISSHSMNRMSNLSGNVPGSASMKKTSSGPLNKHGEPIRKASGPQGQGLTSASRQNSGPLPPVLPATGLLTSGPILSGPLNSSGGPRKSSGPLDSSGSIKSRTTSMVKNQAVTHLSQDGSHSFFRNFPKIVFWSMVLLFVMGFISAIFILAAVGNPILLIVVVVLFGIVSLAFAWNVYRSRSAVIKFISEYPDAELRTAKDGQFVKVSGVVTCGNVPLESSFQRVPRCVYTSTSLYEYRGWDSKAANPTHQRFTWGLRSMERHVVDFYISDFQSGLRALVKTGYGARVTPYVEESAVIDINQSNKDMSPQFLRWLADRNLSSDDRMMRLKEGYIKEGSSVSVMGVVQRNDNVLMIVPPPEPVPTGCQWATCMLPASLDGIVLRCDDSSNPDVIPV from the exons ATGAGTTCCCGCTTTCCATCTCATCAGTTAAACAATGGTTTATACGTATCAGGGCGGCCCGAGCCGCCAAAAGAAAAGGCACCGACAATGTCCTCCACCGCAGTTCCGTACACAGGCGGTGACATTAAAAAGTCCGGCGAACTAGGAAAAATGTTCGAAGGGTCAAGAAAATCCGGACAGCTAACCAGCGGTCCGTTAAGAACCGGGTCTATGAGTGTTGGGAATGCAACTCACTCGGGCCAAATTTCGTCACATTCCATGAACCGAATGAGTAATCTATCAGGAAATGTTCCAGGATCAGCTTCAATGAAAAAGACCAGTTCTGGCCCATTAAACAAACACGGAGAACCGATACGAAAGGCGTCTGGGCCTCAAGGTCAAGGGTTGACTTCCGCTTCACGACAAAATTCTGGACCTCTCCCTCCGGTTCTCCCTGCCACGGGTCTGTTAACATCCGGGCCGATTTTGTCGGGACCACTTAACTCATCGGGTGGACCTAGAAAGTCGTCAGGTCCGTTGGACTCTTCAGGATCGATTAAATCACGAACCACTTCAATGGTTAAAAACCAAGCGGTTACTCATTTGAGCCAAGATGGTTCACATTCGTTCTTCAGGAACTTCCCGAAGATAGTTTTCTGGTCCATGGTTTTGCTGTTTGTGATGGGGTTTATTTCTGCAATATTTATACTTGCAGCCGTTGGTAATCCCATTCttctcattgttgttgttgttctttttgGTATTGTGAGCTTGGCTTTTGCTTGGAATGTTTACCGGAGTCGAAGTGCTGTTATCAAGTTTATATCTGAGTATCCAGACGCCGAGCTTAGAACGGCAAAAGATGGCCAGTTTGTCAAGGTTTCTGGG GTTGTTACGTGTGGCAATGTACCATTGGAGTCGTCATTCCAAAGGGTTCCCAGATGTGTTTACACATCCACAAGTTTATATGAATATCGAGGCTGGGATTCAAAAGCTGCGAATCCCACACATCAACGTTTCACGTGGGGTCTTCGTTCCATGGAG AGGCATGTTGTGGATTTCTATATATCTGATTTCCAGTCGGGATTGAGGGCGCTTGTTAAGACTGGTTATGGGGCCCGTGTGACTCCATACGTTGAGGAATCGGCTGTTATTGATATCAACCAGTCCAACAAAGATATGTCCCCACAGTTCTTAAGGTGGCTGGCTGACAGAAACCTATCTAGTGATGATCGTATGATGCGACTCAAAGAAGG GTACATTAAAGAGGGAAGCAGTGTGAGTGTGATGGGAGTTGTTCAAAGAAATGATAATGTGTTGATGATTGTTCCTCCTCCCGAGCCGGTTCCAACTGGATGCCAATGGGCTACATGTATGCTTCCCGCAAGCTTAGATGGCATTGTTTTGAGATGCGACGACTCGTCAAATCCTGATGTCATTCCCGTGTAG